GTCGCACGGTGCGCAGGTTCGTGCAGGAGGAGCTCGTGCCGCGGGCGCGCGAGTTCGACGAGATGGGGCACTTCGACAAGGGGCTCTACAAGAAGATGGGCGCGCTCGGCATGCTCGGCCTCAAGTACGACCCCGCGTGGGGCGGCGCCGGCCTCGACTGGAGCTACTCCGCGATCCTGTTCGACGAGATCGGCCAGTGCGACAACGCCGGTGTCGCGATGGGGATCAGCGTCCACACTGACATGGCCACGCCGTCGCTGCACCAGTTCGGCTCGGACGACCTCAAGGGCAAGTACCTCGTGCCGTCGATCAAGGGCGAGATGGTCTCCGCGATCGCGGTCACCGAGCCCGACGGCGGCTCCGACGTGGCGTCGATCAAGACGCGCGCCGTGCGCGACGGCGACGACTGGGTGATCAACGGGAGCAAGATCTACATCACGAACGCCGCGACGGCCGACTGGCTCTGCCTGCTCGCCGTCACCGATCCCGCCGCCGGCTACGGCGGCTTCTCTCAGATCATCGTGCCGACCGCGACGCCCGGCGTGAGCCATCAGCTCCTCGACAAGATCGGCAACTGGGGCTCGGACACGGGGCTCTTCTTCTTCGAGAACGTGCGCGTCCCGGTCTCGAACACGATCGGCGACGTCGGGCGCGGCTTCCAGCAGCAGATGATGCAGTTCCAGGACGAGCGCCTGGTCGCCGTCGTCTCGGTCAACGCGTCGTGCGTGCGCCTGTGGGAGGAGTCCAAGCGCTGGTGCGAGGAGCGCATGGTCTTCAAGAAGCCGCTGACCAAGCACCAGGTGACGCAGTTCAAGTTCGTCGAGATGCTGGTGCAGATCGAGGCCGCGAAGGAGCTCGCGAACGCGTGCGTGCGCAAGCGCGTCGCCGGCGAGGACGCGACGAAAGAGATCACGATGGCGAAGATCTTCACCGGGCGCATGTCGCGCTACGTCTCCGACCAATGCATCCAGCTCCACGGCGGCTTCGGCTACATGAAGGAGAGTGCCGCCGGGCGCGCCTACGTCGACATGCGCCTCATCTCGATCGGCGGCGGCGCCGACGAAGTGATGATCCAGTACCTGGCCAAGATGCTCGGCTTCTAGTGCTCTCGACGTCGCACGCGACCTGGTCGCGCGCGATCCCGGGTGGCAGGAGCGACCGCCGGCGACGGGATCCTGATTCCGCGCTCTGTACAGCGACGCGGTTCCGCGCTAGCGCTCGGGCGTTCCCATGCACGATCTCGATCCCGCCCTGCCCGCCTCGCTGCGTGCCGTCGATCGCGCCTCGCTCGAGGACGCCGATCGCTTCCTCATGTGGGGGCTCCTCGTCGATGCCGCCGAGGTGCTCGTGCTGGGTGCGGACGATCCGTGGCGCGACGACGAGGTGCTCGCCGTCGAGATCCGCGCGTGGGTCCTGGCCGACGACGTCGCGTGGCCGTTCTCGTTCGTGAACGCCTGCACGATCGTCGGCGTCGATGCCGCGGAGCTCCG
The DNA window shown above is from Candidatus Eisenbacteria bacterium and carries:
- a CDS encoding acyl-CoA dehydrogenase family protein, producing the protein MADDLYGSPEHQLFRRTVRRFVQEELVPRAREFDEMGHFDKGLYKKMGALGMLGLKYDPAWGGAGLDWSYSAILFDEIGQCDNAGVAMGISVHTDMATPSLHQFGSDDLKGKYLVPSIKGEMVSAIAVTEPDGGSDVASIKTRAVRDGDDWVINGSKIYITNAATADWLCLLAVTDPAAGYGGFSQIIVPTATPGVSHQLLDKIGNWGSDTGLFFFENVRVPVSNTIGDVGRGFQQQMMQFQDERLVAVVSVNASCVRLWEESKRWCEERMVFKKPLTKHQVTQFKFVEMLVQIEAAKELANACVRKRVAGEDATKEITMAKIFTGRMSRYVSDQCIQLHGGFGYMKESAAGRAYVDMRLISIGGGADEVMIQYLAKMLGF